One segment of Rosa chinensis cultivar Old Blush chromosome 6, RchiOBHm-V2, whole genome shotgun sequence DNA contains the following:
- the LOC112169049 gene encoding uncharacterized protein LOC112169049 isoform X2, which translates to MKGHDHKTDWQLQQMLQYGHNTYVAFHSRFGFKKLKYPLSTLLVFDPSRNAIPVAWIITSSLGSQDIHKWIGLLAERIRTKDPRWRLDAFFVDDPSVEISIIREAFQCRVLLCIWHVRRAWIRSLLKTCRNLDVQREMFKYLGWLLYCTRSGPNAMDAVEEFLQVFVDQCAFMDYFKRRWLPNIELWVNGIRSLPVASPEPNAAVESYHLRLKSKLFNEQYSSFWSRVDWLIHTLTTEFQSSYWLDQYSVETGCFENLRDRSFLTNSWYQALQILDVDVIIDEQNLQYAKVISQSDRSVAYTIWNPGSEFSLCDCPSSMLGNLCKHIIKVAILCKSRQVARPLLAAQVYSQALLTLLQNPPDDPVVLDHAYYMQLACNRTSKAWKIYPIVGCSSRYLQRLTLM; encoded by the exons ATGAAGGGCCATGACCACAAG ACAGATTGGCAGCTGCAGCAGATGCTCCAATATGGACATAATACTTATGTAGCTTTCCATTCAAGATTTGGCTTCAAGAAATTGAAG TATCCCTTGTCAACATTACTTGTTTTCGACCCATCCCGTAATGCAATACCAGTTGCTTGGATCATTACATCTTCTCTCGGCAGTCAAGATATCCACAAGTGGATTGGGTTACTGGCTGAAAGAATTCGAACCAAGGATCCAAGATGGAGACTCGATGCCTTTTTTGTAGATGATCCTTCCGTTGAGATTTCTATAATAAG AGAGGCTTTTCAATGCCGGGTTTTATTATGCATCTGGCATGTTCGGCGTGCTTGGATAAGAAGCCTTTTAAAGACATGCAGAAACCTTGATGTGCAGCGAGAGATGTTTAAGTACTTAGGTTGGCTGTTGTATTGTACAAGAAGTGGGCCAAATGCTATGGATGCAGTTGAAGAGTTTCTGCAAGTATTTGTTGATCAATGTGCTTTTATGGATTACTTTAAGAGGCGATGGTTACCAAATATAG AGTTGTGGGTCAATGGTATAAGGTCTCTTCCTGTGGCCAGTCCAGAGCCGAATGCTGCAGTTGAGTCCTATCATTTAAGGTTGAAATCCAAGCTTTTCAATGAGCAATATTCTAGCTTCTGGTCAAGAGTTGACTGGTTAATCCACACACTTACAACTGAATTCCAATCATCCTATTGGTTGGACCAATATAGCGTAGAGACTGGGTGTTTTGAAAATCTGAGGGACAGGTCTTTCTTAACCAATTCTTGGTATCAGGCTTTGCAGATCCTAGATGTTGATGTCATAATTGATGAGCAAAATCTACAGTATGCAAAAGTCATCTCACAATCAGACAGAAGCGTGGCGTACACGATCTGGAACCCTGGTTCAGAATTCTCTTTGTGTGATTGCCCTTCGTCGATGCTGGGGAATCTCTGTAAGCATATCATCAAGGTGGCAATCTTGTGTAAAAGTCGGCAGGTTGCGAGACCTTTATTGGCTGCCCAAGTTTATAGCCAGGCTTTGCTTACCCTTCTACAAAATCCCCCAGATGATCCTGTAGTTCTTGATCATGCTTATTACATGCAACTCGCTTGCAACAGGACATCAAAGGCTTGGAAGATTTATCCAATAGTGGGTTGCTCCAGTCGTTACCTTCAGAGATTAACTCTCATGTAG
- the LOC112171846 gene encoding uncharacterized protein LOC112171846 — protein sequence MDLCLIEEQPLELDSESTDEDRRYYKEWYKCNRQAKNVTRSTMSDTVRGSIVELELAMDFLEAIADKYRESDKAEGARLSKKFNELKYSGNGSVREHIMQLIEINARVRDLDMRVKDEQVVRVVLCSLPNTYSNLRTTYNAQETKWDLNKLISICVDEEDIIKKEKEPTTTVNLVEKPKWKKQNKLKVKKTTNTKVTAKPA from the coding sequence ATGGATCTTTGTCTGATTGAGGAACAGCCTCTTGAGCTAGATTCTGAGAGTACTGATGAAGATAGGAGGTACTACAAAGAGTGGTATAAGTGCAATAGGCAGGCCAAAAATGTTACTAGGAGTACCATGTCAGACACTGTTAGAGGGTCGATAGTGGAACTTGAACTGGCTATGGATTTTCTAGAGGCTATAGCTGACAAATACAGGGAGAGTGACAAGGCAGAAGGGGCTAGGCTTTCCAAGAAGTTTAATGAGCTAAAGTATTCTGGAAATGGGAGTGTGAGAGAACATATTATGCAGCTGATTGAGATAAATGCTAGAGTGAGAGACCTAGATATGAGGGTTAAGGATGAACAGGTTGTGCGTGTGGTGCTTTGCTCTCTGCCTAACACATACAGTAACCTCAGGACCACTTACAATGCACAGGAAACTAAATGGGACCTTAATAAGTTGATCTCTATATGTGTGGATGAGGAGGATATAATTAAGAAGGAAAAAGAGCCAACTACTACAGTGAATCTTGTTGAGAAACCAAAATGGAAAAAGCAAAACAAGCTTAAAGTGAAGAAAACCACCAACACTAAAGTTACAGCAAAACCTGCATAA
- the LOC112169049 gene encoding uncharacterized protein LOC112169049 isoform X3: MLQYGHNTYVAFHSRFGFKKLKYPLSTLLVFDPSRNAIPVAWIITSSLGSQDIHKWIGLLAERIRTKDPRWRLDAFFVDDPSVEISIIREAFQCRVLLCIWHVRRAWIRSLLKTCRNLDVQREMFKYLGWLLYCTRSGPNAMDAVEEFLQVFVDQCAFMDYFKRRWLPNIELWVNGIRSLPVASPEPNAAVESYHLRLKSKLFNEQYSSFWSRVDWLIHTLTTEFQSSYWLDQYSVETGCFENLRDRSFLTNSWYQALQILDVDVIIDEQNLQYAKVISQSDRSVAYTIWNPGSEFSLCDCPSSMLGNLCKHIIKVAILCKSRQVARPLLAAQVYSQALLTLLQNPPDDPVVLDHAYYMQLACNRTSKAWKIYPIVGCSSRYLQRLTLM; the protein is encoded by the exons ATGCTCCAATATGGACATAATACTTATGTAGCTTTCCATTCAAGATTTGGCTTCAAGAAATTGAAG TATCCCTTGTCAACATTACTTGTTTTCGACCCATCCCGTAATGCAATACCAGTTGCTTGGATCATTACATCTTCTCTCGGCAGTCAAGATATCCACAAGTGGATTGGGTTACTGGCTGAAAGAATTCGAACCAAGGATCCAAGATGGAGACTCGATGCCTTTTTTGTAGATGATCCTTCCGTTGAGATTTCTATAATAAG AGAGGCTTTTCAATGCCGGGTTTTATTATGCATCTGGCATGTTCGGCGTGCTTGGATAAGAAGCCTTTTAAAGACATGCAGAAACCTTGATGTGCAGCGAGAGATGTTTAAGTACTTAGGTTGGCTGTTGTATTGTACAAGAAGTGGGCCAAATGCTATGGATGCAGTTGAAGAGTTTCTGCAAGTATTTGTTGATCAATGTGCTTTTATGGATTACTTTAAGAGGCGATGGTTACCAAATATAG AGTTGTGGGTCAATGGTATAAGGTCTCTTCCTGTGGCCAGTCCAGAGCCGAATGCTGCAGTTGAGTCCTATCATTTAAGGTTGAAATCCAAGCTTTTCAATGAGCAATATTCTAGCTTCTGGTCAAGAGTTGACTGGTTAATCCACACACTTACAACTGAATTCCAATCATCCTATTGGTTGGACCAATATAGCGTAGAGACTGGGTGTTTTGAAAATCTGAGGGACAGGTCTTTCTTAACCAATTCTTGGTATCAGGCTTTGCAGATCCTAGATGTTGATGTCATAATTGATGAGCAAAATCTACAGTATGCAAAAGTCATCTCACAATCAGACAGAAGCGTGGCGTACACGATCTGGAACCCTGGTTCAGAATTCTCTTTGTGTGATTGCCCTTCGTCGATGCTGGGGAATCTCTGTAAGCATATCATCAAGGTGGCAATCTTGTGTAAAAGTCGGCAGGTTGCGAGACCTTTATTGGCTGCCCAAGTTTATAGCCAGGCTTTGCTTACCCTTCTACAAAATCCCCCAGATGATCCTGTAGTTCTTGATCATGCTTATTACATGCAACTCGCTTGCAACAGGACATCAAAGGCTTGGAAGATTTATCCAATAGTGGGTTGCTCCAGTCGTTACCTTCAGAGATTAACTCTCATGTAG
- the LOC112169049 gene encoding uncharacterized protein LOC112169049 isoform X4, with protein sequence MKGHDHKLQTDWQLQQMLQYGHNTYVAFHSRFGFKKLKYPLSTLLVFDPSRNAIPVAWIITSSLGSQDIHKWIGLLAERIRTKDPRWRLDAFFVDDPSVEISIIREAFQCRVLLCIWHVRRAWIRSLLKTCRNLDVQREMFKYLGWLLYCTRSGPNAMDAVEEFLQVFVDQCAFMDYFKRRWLPNIELWVNGIRSLPVASPEPNAAVESYHLRLCRS encoded by the exons ATGAAGGGCCATGACCACAAG CTGCAGACAGATTGGCAGCTGCAGCAGATGCTCCAATATGGACATAATACTTATGTAGCTTTCCATTCAAGATTTGGCTTCAAGAAATTGAAG TATCCCTTGTCAACATTACTTGTTTTCGACCCATCCCGTAATGCAATACCAGTTGCTTGGATCATTACATCTTCTCTCGGCAGTCAAGATATCCACAAGTGGATTGGGTTACTGGCTGAAAGAATTCGAACCAAGGATCCAAGATGGAGACTCGATGCCTTTTTTGTAGATGATCCTTCCGTTGAGATTTCTATAATAAG AGAGGCTTTTCAATGCCGGGTTTTATTATGCATCTGGCATGTTCGGCGTGCTTGGATAAGAAGCCTTTTAAAGACATGCAGAAACCTTGATGTGCAGCGAGAGATGTTTAAGTACTTAGGTTGGCTGTTGTATTGTACAAGAAGTGGGCCAAATGCTATGGATGCAGTTGAAGAGTTTCTGCAAGTATTTGTTGATCAATGTGCTTTTATGGATTACTTTAAGAGGCGATGGTTACCAAATATAG AGTTGTGGGTCAATGGTATAAGGTCTCTTCCTGTGGCCAGTCCAGAGCCGAATGCTGCAGTTGAGTCCTATCATTTAAG GCTTTGCAGATCCTAG
- the LOC112169049 gene encoding uncharacterized protein LOC112169049 isoform X1 — MKGHDHKLQTDWQLQQMLQYGHNTYVAFHSRFGFKKLKYPLSTLLVFDPSRNAIPVAWIITSSLGSQDIHKWIGLLAERIRTKDPRWRLDAFFVDDPSVEISIIREAFQCRVLLCIWHVRRAWIRSLLKTCRNLDVQREMFKYLGWLLYCTRSGPNAMDAVEEFLQVFVDQCAFMDYFKRRWLPNIELWVNGIRSLPVASPEPNAAVESYHLRLKSKLFNEQYSSFWSRVDWLIHTLTTEFQSSYWLDQYSVETGCFENLRDRSFLTNSWYQALQILDVDVIIDEQNLQYAKVISQSDRSVAYTIWNPGSEFSLCDCPSSMLGNLCKHIIKVAILCKSRQVARPLLAAQVYSQALLTLLQNPPDDPVVLDHAYYMQLACNRTSKAWKIYPIVGCSSRYLQRLTLM; from the exons ATGAAGGGCCATGACCACAAG CTGCAGACAGATTGGCAGCTGCAGCAGATGCTCCAATATGGACATAATACTTATGTAGCTTTCCATTCAAGATTTGGCTTCAAGAAATTGAAG TATCCCTTGTCAACATTACTTGTTTTCGACCCATCCCGTAATGCAATACCAGTTGCTTGGATCATTACATCTTCTCTCGGCAGTCAAGATATCCACAAGTGGATTGGGTTACTGGCTGAAAGAATTCGAACCAAGGATCCAAGATGGAGACTCGATGCCTTTTTTGTAGATGATCCTTCCGTTGAGATTTCTATAATAAG AGAGGCTTTTCAATGCCGGGTTTTATTATGCATCTGGCATGTTCGGCGTGCTTGGATAAGAAGCCTTTTAAAGACATGCAGAAACCTTGATGTGCAGCGAGAGATGTTTAAGTACTTAGGTTGGCTGTTGTATTGTACAAGAAGTGGGCCAAATGCTATGGATGCAGTTGAAGAGTTTCTGCAAGTATTTGTTGATCAATGTGCTTTTATGGATTACTTTAAGAGGCGATGGTTACCAAATATAG AGTTGTGGGTCAATGGTATAAGGTCTCTTCCTGTGGCCAGTCCAGAGCCGAATGCTGCAGTTGAGTCCTATCATTTAAGGTTGAAATCCAAGCTTTTCAATGAGCAATATTCTAGCTTCTGGTCAAGAGTTGACTGGTTAATCCACACACTTACAACTGAATTCCAATCATCCTATTGGTTGGACCAATATAGCGTAGAGACTGGGTGTTTTGAAAATCTGAGGGACAGGTCTTTCTTAACCAATTCTTGGTATCAGGCTTTGCAGATCCTAGATGTTGATGTCATAATTGATGAGCAAAATCTACAGTATGCAAAAGTCATCTCACAATCAGACAGAAGCGTGGCGTACACGATCTGGAACCCTGGTTCAGAATTCTCTTTGTGTGATTGCCCTTCGTCGATGCTGGGGAATCTCTGTAAGCATATCATCAAGGTGGCAATCTTGTGTAAAAGTCGGCAGGTTGCGAGACCTTTATTGGCTGCCCAAGTTTATAGCCAGGCTTTGCTTACCCTTCTACAAAATCCCCCAGATGATCCTGTAGTTCTTGATCATGCTTATTACATGCAACTCGCTTGCAACAGGACATCAAAGGCTTGGAAGATTTATCCAATAGTGGGTTGCTCCAGTCGTTACCTTCAGAGATTAACTCTCATGTAG